The DNA window GCGCCGAGGTGTCGATCACCGTGCCCCTGGACTCGAAAGTCAAGGCTGCGATCGCGGCCATCAACGATGATGCGTGGACCTCGATCGAGTACACCGACGCCGTCTACGACGAAAACACCGGCCAATGGATCTCCCGGGCCGAGGTCGCCGAGATCGGATTCACCGCGTTCAGCTCCAAGAAAACCCACCAGCAGGTCCCGGGCCGCTTGGTGGTACGCCGCATCCCCGACCTGAACCCCACCAGCGATGGACAGGCCACCCTGTTCGACACCTGGCGGTTTCACGCCTTCTTTACGACCACCGATCTGGACACCGTCACCGCCGACAAGACTCACCGCGGCCACGCGATCATCGAACAGGTCCACGCCGACCTGAAAGCCTCCGCGCTGGCCCATCTACCGTCAGGCCGGTTCTCGGCCAATAGTGCATGGTTGGTGCTGGCGGTCATCGCGTTCAACCTCACCCGCGCCGCGGCCACCCTCACCGGCCCCACGCTGGCCAAGGCCCGCACCGCCACCATCCGCCGCACGCTGATCACCGTGCCCGCACGCATCGCCTCCTCGGCACGACGGCTGACGTTGCACCTGCCGCGCAACTGGCCCTGGGAACACGCATGGAACTTGCTGTTCGGCAACCTCTTCGGCCGATATCAGCCGCTCACGGCCTAATCAGACCACTCCCTACCGGCCTTCGACGCGAAACACCAACAGGAACAACCCGATACCGAGATCGGGCGATCAGCCACGCCCACTGGGACCTATACATCAGCTCAAAGCCTCACAACCAGATTCAACCCCACACCAACCGCCGATCGGTGTATCCAGGCTTAGTGGGTGCCACGTTCCACGCGATGATCTTCTGGGCGAACACGTCGAGGATGAACGCGACGTAGACAAATCCAACCCAGGTGCGGGCGTAGGTGAAGTCCATGACCCAGGTGCGGTTGGGTGCTTGGGCCGTGAAGTCCCGATCGAGGAGATCACCGGCGCGCTTACCGTCCTTGGCCGCGATAGTGGTCCGGATCCCCTTTGAGCGTCGGACACCCTGCAGGCCAAGCAATCTCATCGCTCGGTCCACGCTGCCCGGCGACGCGTTGGGGGTGGTGCGCTTCACGAGCGCTGTCATTTTCCGGCGGCCGTAGAGACCTTCTGGGGTCATCCGCCGCACTCCTGCGTGATCGACCGTCCAGACCAGGTCGCGAACCTGATTGGTGACCATGGCGTCGGTGATCGTCCGGTCAGCGACAGGCCGGTTGGCCCGTGCCCAGTCACGGTAGGTCCGCGCGGCGATCTGCGCGCCCTGCTCACGCAGGACTCGACAGATCGACTCGACCGCGTGGCCCTGGGCCCGCAGCTCGTCGATGAACGCGACGATCATCGGTTGCGGGGGTCGAGTTCCCCCGCGAAGAAAATCGAGGCCCGCCGCAGAATCTCGTTATCCTCCTCAAGCCGGCGCACCTTGGCCTTGAGCTCCTTGATCTCAGCGAGCTCCTCGCTCGTAGCGCCCTGACGCTGACCCCCGTCGATCTGAGCCTGCACGACCCAGCGGCGCACCGATTCCTTCCCAACGCCCTCACGCCGCGCGACGGCCTCACACGCGGCAGTCACCGACGGGTACAGCGGCAAGGTATCCAGCACCTGCCGCACACAGCGCTCCCTGACGTTCGGGTCGATCTTCTTCGGCATGGTTTGCATCCTTCCAACTCAGAAAGATGCGGCATCAAACCTGGGGCGCTTCAAAATCGTGGCCGGATCGATCCGCGACCCTCAACCCGAAGGAGCCTGCGGCGACATCGTCGCCGACGAAACGATCTTCGACCTCGCCGGACCGTCCAGCGGGCTGGGAGCCAAAGACCACCTCAAACGTGGCGCCTGCTACTGATCCGCCCCGGCGTGTCCGGAGAGTTCTTCTGTTGGGAAGGATGGGCACGTGGGAACGAAGTCATCGAAGCGGTATCCAGACGAGCTGAAGGCGCGAGCGGTGCAGATGGTGGCCGATCTGCGCAGCGACACGGTCTCGGAGTGGGAGGCGATGGGCCGGGTTGCTGATCTGCTGGGCGTCGGTACCGCCGAGACGGTGCGCAAATGGGTCCGCCAGGCCGAGATCGACGCCGGAGATCGGGCTGGGCAGACCAGCGAGGAATCCGAGGTCCTGCGCAAGCTGCGCCGGGAGAACGCCGAACTCAAGCGGGCCAACGCGATTTTGAAGGCGGCGTCGGTTTTCTTCGCTGCCGAGCTCGACCGGCCGTCTCAGTAGTCGTGGAGTTCATCAGCGCCCACCAGCACATGCGTGTGGGCGCTGATGGTCTCAAGTGGGGTGTCGAGTCGATGTGCGCCGTGCTCTCGGAGTTCGGCGTCGTGATCGCCCCGTCGACGTATTACGCCCACCGCGCCCGCCGTGGCCCCTCGAAGGCGGACTGGACTGATGCGCAGGTGATCGACGCCATCTGGCGGCTGCGCCGATCCAACAAGCTGTTCGCGGTTCTGGGTGCCCGTAAGACGTGGATTGTGTTGCGTACCAACGGACTCGATGTCTCACGGTGTGTTGTGGAGCGGGTCATGCGGGAGATGGGTTGGCGGGGTGCGTGCAAGCGCCGCCGGGTGCGCACCACCATTGCTGATCCGGCAGCAACGCGAGCTCCGGATCGGGTCGCGCGGCATTTCGTCGCCGGCGCGCCGGACCGTTTGTGGGTGGCCGATTTCACGTACTGCCGGACCCGTGCCGGCTGGGCCTACACAGCGTTCGTGACCGACGTCTACGCCCGCAAGATCGTAGGCTGGAAGGTGGCCACCGAGATGACCCAGAAGCTGGTGACCGATGCGATCAACCACGCCATAGATACCAGGAAGCGTTCTGGTGCAACATTTTTGGATGATCTGATCCATCACAGCGATGCGGGCTCTCAATATACGGCGGTAGCGTTCACTGAACACTTGGCCGCTGAAGGGATCCTGCCCTCAGTCGGATCGGTGGGCGATAGCTTCGACAACGCCTTGGCCGAATCGGTGAACAGCAGCTACAAGACCGAACTCATCGACCACCAGCCGCCGTATCCCGGTGCCGCCGACCTCTCGCTGGCAACCGCCGAATGGGTGGCTTTCTACAACCGGCAGCGACCGAATGGCTACTGCCAGGACCTGACTCCGGACCGGGCCGAAGCCCTCTATTACCATCGCCAACGGCACCCTCATACCGAGGAGGCACTCAGATAAGAGAACCTCCCGACATGCCGGGGTGGATCATACTTCGGGGCCTACTACGCCCGCGACGACAACGCCAAAGGCCCGTTCAGTGAAGACGCCAAAGGCACCGGCAAACGGGGATTCGGGGTCGGTGTCACCGTCGCGGTGCGCGTCGGACCACCACACAAACTGCACTCAGTCGCGCCGGTCATCGTCGGGATGGACATTCACGCTCCCACCTCGGGCAGCCCCGAAGCTCTCGGCACCTGTATCGAGCACATGAAAGCCAACGGCCTGGACACCCGAGCGACAGGCAAAGATACCTACCCACGCGTGACCGTCGACATGGGCTACAACCCCAAACGCGAATGGGTGCCGTTCCTGATCAAGCACGGTTACAGCCCCGTCGTGCGATACCCGAAGCACTGGACCCTGACCGAAGCCTCGACCAACCCACCCGGATCATCGGCGACCGCGCCACCAGGGCCGATCCAGTTCGCGGGCTCGTTCTACTGCCCGGCCGCTGAGCAGCTTCTCCGCGGTCACACGGTCCCCAAGACCCGAGAGCTGCTCATGAGCGGCCGCTGGGCCGAACACGACCGCAAGCTCGCCGCGGTGCTGCCGTTCCTCATGGGCACCAACTCGCGACCGATCGTTAACGGCCGACCCGGCCGCCCCCGCCTGGGCGATGAACCCGCAATGAACGTCAAAGCAGAGCTAGTCTGCCCTGCCGTCCAAATGCGCGTCCGATGCCCACTCAAACCCGCATCGATGCAAAGCGCCGCCTTCGGCGTCCCGCTAGCAACCCCGACCTGGCAAGCCGACGAGCGGACCTGCTGTCGGCAATCCACACTGCGCGTCACCCTTACCCAGCCGCAACTTCAGAAGGCAACATGGGGAGGACCGGTCGTCACCAGCTGGGAACACGCGCTGTACTTCGAGGCCGCCCGCAGCGCGACCGAGCAGCGTTTCTCGCTGCTGAAGTCGCCGCACATCACCAACCTCGTCCAGATGAAATCCGGGCCCAGGCGCGAACCCATGGTCAAGATCCTGCTCGCACTGGCCATCGCGGCGACCAACCACAACATCCAGCAGCACTACTCAGCCCCCAAGCTGCGCGAAGAATCGATCGACATCCGGATGAGACAACTGCGCAAGAGCCTGGGATACGAACCCACCCGAACACCACCGCGAACCTAAGGGAACCGTCTTCACGCGAGCGGGCCGACGCCAAGTGCGTCGGCCCGCTTCGCGCTGTGTGCACCCGAAGAAACTCTCTGGCAGAAATTCCCCATCACAGGTAAATCGCGCCACACGCCCCTCGGCGCCCCATCCGTGAGCGGCCCAGAGCAGTGCAGAACGCAGGACCGCCAAGCCCTCACCAGCTCCTGAGCGGCCTCCTACACGGGCACTAGGACCAGCACGATCAAGCCAAAAACTCTCTGGAGAATTCCGGGAAACTCTCTGGACGGCCCGGCAGATAACCTGGTCTGACCAGCCAAAATGAACCACACACAGTGAGCGGTTCTGCGAACTGCGACCGCAAAGGTCACGAACCAGAAATGGTCCGTGACCTTTGTGTTTGGTGGGGCTAGATCACACCAGTTCGACCTCGGCCGCTTTGGGACCGGATTGTCCAAGTCCCGACGGAGTCGAGGCGGACTTGGCAGGGGAGAAGTTGCTGATCGACCCGCGAACCAGACGCACGATCCCAGATTCGCGGCGTGTCATCTAGGGTCGTGCTTCACGGATTCCAATACGCACGCGGGGGCGAGATTTGTCGTACGAAACTGCAAAGGCGGTCGAACATGTCCTCCGGCAGATCCACGCTCGGACTTACCTCATGCCTGCCATCCAGAGGGAGTTCGTGTGGGGTCCGCGCCAAATCGTGAAGCTCGTCGACAGCCTAATGCGGGGATACCCAGTCGGCTCGTTCCTGTTCTGGAAGGTGGAGCCGCATACAGCCGCCGACTACACCTTTTACGAATTCCTTACGAGGTACCACGAGCGAGATCATCCATTTGCGCAGAAGGCCGCGGTTCCGTCTGGGCAGGGAATCACCGCGATCCTGGACGGACAGCAGCGGTTGACAGCACTGAACATCGCGCTTTACGGAACTTACGCGGACAAGAAGAAGGGAGCCTGGTGGAACAGCACCAACGCGTTCCCGGATCGTCGGCTGTACCTGAATCTTGCAGAGGACCCTCCCGAGGAAGAGCTCGGGCTGAAGTATGACCTCCAGTTCTTGACGGACGAAGATGCCAAAGCGTCTACGGGCGAGCCGGACAGGTGGTTCAAAGTCGGTGATGTCCTGAAGTTGGAGGACGATGCGGTCGGCTTCATCGATGTCATCAAGGCCCGTGGAATCGTCGATGACCGCGAGGGTGTGCGGCGCTTGGCCACACTCCGCAAGGCAATTCGTACAAGCCCCGTCCTCAATTACTTCGAGGTCACGGACCAGGATCCTGACAACGTGCTCGAGATCTTCGTTCGGGTGAATAGTGGTGGCACACAGCTGTCCTCGTCCGACTTGTTGCTCTCGATGGCGACCAATCAATGGAAGGACCTGGACGCACGTGAAGAGGTGCGGGACCTCGTGCGTGAGCTCAACAGCAATGGGCGGGATTTCAACTTCTCGAAGGACCTCGTCCTTAAGACGGCACTCGCGATCGCCGACGTCGATCTTCGCTTCAAGCTCACGAACTTCACTACAGAAAACATGGCGAAGGTTGAGAGCATGTGGGCCTCGATTGAAGACGCCCTCGTTCGGGCTGCATCCCTGCTGAAGAGCTTCGGATACACCGATCGAAATTTGACCGCCGACAGCGTTCTTCTCCCGATCGCGTTCTATCTTCACACCCGGGGTGTTTCAGACACCTACCTGACCTCTTCGAAGGACGCGGACGATCGGCTTGCAATCCAGCGATGGGTGGCGCGTTCTCTAATCAAGAGAGGTATCTGGGGTTCTGGTCTGGACACGGTTCTTGGACGGATACGAGAGGTGCTGAAAACCGCGTCTGCGGAAGGCTTTCCGGTTGCCGACGTCGAGAGGGAGATGGCTGCAGTTGGGAAATCTTTAGCGTTCGATGCGACTGAGATCGACGACCTGCTCGCCTTGGAATACGGCAAACCGCGCACTTTCACCGTGCTCTCGATTCTGTATCCCGGGCTCGACTTGAGTAACGAGTTCCACGAGGATCACATCTTCCCGAAATCGCGCTTCAGCAAGGCAAAGTTGAATGCTCAGGGTATCGCGAGCGAGAAGATCAGTGAGTATCTGAGCTCCTTCAACCTACTGCCTAACCTGCAACTTCTTGCAGGAGTTCCCAACGTCGAAAAGCGGGCGTCAATACCAGCGGACTGGGTGGCTTCCGACCGTGTCTTTCCGACGGAAGCCCGGAGAAAAACGTACGTCGACGCCAACGATCTCGCCGGACTCCCACTAGAAATGGATTCCTTCTTGGACTTCTTCGATGCGCGCAAATTGCGAATGCGTGAGCGACTCAAGCGGGAGTTGGGGGTGTAGAGCTCGGCGCAGACCCAAGGCTGTCCACAATTCTCATCGTCTCGACTGCGACCGTGGTGACTTTGGCGATAAGGTCGACAATATATCGAGGGTCTTCGTGCTCGTCGCACCAGTCATTCGGGTCGTTGATGAGGCCGGACGGCTTATCTGTCCTAATCTGGTATCGGTCGATGATCCAAGCCAGCGCCGAACGGGAGCCAATCATGTACCGCTCAGCGGCCTCGGGGATGTCTGCGATGGTCACCTTCTGGTTGTAAATTAGCTGAGTGACGTCGTCGACGCTCTTGCCGGTCGACGGGTCCTTCTTTTTCGCCCACCTCATCCTCTTGTCCGTCACACGCCAGGTTTGGGGGTCGTGATAATCCGCGCCGGGCTTGAGCTGTACATCAACGGGGAACGGCGAGGCGGACTCGTAGTTGACGTGGAGATCACTAGGGCGTGTCTGCTTAATGTGAACGATGTTGTGCCTGATGCTGTTTAAGTGTTACGGACTGATGTGATTTCTGATGACTTGTGGTCGGTGATTGAGCCGGTACTGCCTTCGGGTCGACGGCGCGGGCGGCCGTGGAACGATCATCGGGTGACGCTGGAAGGAATTATCTGGCGTTACCGGACTGGATCTCCGTGGCGCGATCTGCCCGCGCAGTTCGGCGCCTGGCAGTCGGTGGCTGAACGTCACCTGCGGTGGTCCACCGACGGCACCTACGCGCAGATCTTCGCAGCGATCTCCCGTGACATCGATGTCGATGACGCTGACGCTGAGCTGGTCGAACTGCTGCTGGCGGTGGATTCGACCAGCGTGCGTGTACATCAGCATGCCGCTGGTGCCCGCCCTGGTCGCCACACAGGGGGATCTGTCGAATTACAACAAACACCCCGATGAGCCCGATGACCATGCCATCGGCCGTTCACGCGGCGGGCTGACAACGAAGATCCACGCGCTGGCCGATCAACGCTGCAGCGCGGTCACCATGGCACTGTCGCCGGGGCAAGCCGGCGACAACCCGATGCTGTGGCCACTGCTGACTGCCCATCAGGGCCCAAAGTTTCGGCTACTCGCCGATAAGGCGTACTCCCATGACTCGACCCGAGCCCGACTGCGCCAGCTCAAAATCGCCCACACCATTCCCGAGCGCAGCGACCAGATCGCCCGCCGAAAGAGCCGGGGAAGCAAAGGCGGACGGCCACCGGCGTTCTCCGGGCGAATCTATAAGCACCGCAACACCGTCGAGCGATCCTTCAACCGCTTCAAGCACTGGCGAGGTATCGCCACCCGATACGACAAATACGCGCTGAGCTACCTCGGGGGCGTCACCCTAGCTGCGATCATCATCTATCACCGCGTCCGCAATTAACAGACACTACCTAAGCGCTCTGCCGGCAGCGCCGATCTGATCGAAGCGCTCCCCCGACTCGGGGACGATGATGTGCGGCAGCATCTTCTTAAGGTCTGCCGCGAAGGTCTCACGATAATGCGGGTCGTGTAAGAGTCCGTAGACGTAGAAGAAGATGTCGTCTTTGGTGACCTGATCGCCGATCGTATCCCGGAACAACCCGAGCAATTCGCCGGTGATGTTGTCCACGCGGCGGTAGCCGTGCTCGTCAATCTCCTCCAACCCGTGGGGCCCGGTATCCAGGTCGAGCGCGGGAGCCCCCACGCTTTTAGCCGCAACCTTTTCGTAAGTCCAACGCGGGAAGAACTGGCCGCCGCTGCCTGCTCCCGTAAGGTGCAGATCGGGGATTCGGTTCACCATGAGTACGGAGAACGGGACGGCCGATCCGAATCCGACGACATACATCCCGATGTTCTGATGACGGGCGGTCGGGAAGATCCGATCCAGAGTCCCCCTACGGTGAATCAGTGTCGGACCAAAGTACGCATGCTGGGCGAAAAACGGACGGTACATGCTCGATTGGAATGCCTCCTCGACCGTCGACTTCTTAAGGCGCGCGAGCTGCTGCTTGAGGCTGGATGACCATTTGAGATAGCTGGCAGCGGTCGTTTCGGGATGCTCGCCGAGGTATTTATCGGCATCCGCCTCGTCCAACTTGGTCAAGCCGCGCTTTGCAGAGTAGTCAGCGAAGCGATCGACTTCGTCGTTGTAGTGAGCGACGAACTGCTCAATCGAC is part of the Mycobacterium sp. SMC-8 genome and encodes:
- a CDS encoding DUF262 domain-containing protein translates to MSYETAKAVEHVLRQIHARTYLMPAIQREFVWGPRQIVKLVDSLMRGYPVGSFLFWKVEPHTAADYTFYEFLTRYHERDHPFAQKAAVPSGQGITAILDGQQRLTALNIALYGTYADKKKGAWWNSTNAFPDRRLYLNLAEDPPEEELGLKYDLQFLTDEDAKASTGEPDRWFKVGDVLKLEDDAVGFIDVIKARGIVDDREGVRRLATLRKAIRTSPVLNYFEVTDQDPDNVLEIFVRVNSGGTQLSSSDLLLSMATNQWKDLDAREEVRDLVRELNSNGRDFNFSKDLVLKTALAIADVDLRFKLTNFTTENMAKVESMWASIEDALVRAASLLKSFGYTDRNLTADSVLLPIAFYLHTRGVSDTYLTSSKDADDRLAIQRWVARSLIKRGIWGSGLDTVLGRIREVLKTASAEGFPVADVEREMAAVGKSLAFDATEIDDLLALEYGKPRTFTVLSILYPGLDLSNEFHEDHIFPKSRFSKAKLNAQGIASEKISEYLSSFNLLPNLQLLAGVPNVEKRASIPADWVASDRVFPTEARRKTYVDANDLAGLPLEMDSFLDFFDARKLRMRERLKRELGV
- a CDS encoding IS5 family transposase (programmed frameshift), with the protein product MLRTDVISDDLWSVIEPVLPSGRRRGRPWNDHRVTLEGIIWRYRTGSPWRDLPAQFGAWQSVAERHLRWSTDGTYAQIFAAISRDIDVDDADAELVELLLAVDSTSVRVHQHAAGARPGATQGDLSNYNKHPDEPDDHAIGRSRGGLTTKIHALADQRCSAVTMALSPGQAGDNPMLWPLLTAHQGPKFRLLADKAYSHDSTRARLRQLKIAHTIPERSDQIARRKSRGSKGGRPPAFSGRIYKHRNTVERSFNRFKHWRGIATRYDKYALSYLGGVTLAAIIIYHRVRN
- a CDS encoding IS3 family transposase (programmed frameshift) codes for the protein MVADLRSDTVSEWEAMGRVADLLGVGTAETVRKWVRQAEIDAGDRAGQTSEESEVLRKLRRENAELKRANAILKAASGFLRCRARPAVSVVVEFISAHQHMRVGADGLKWGVESMCAVLSEFGVVIAPSTYYAHRARRGPSKADWTDAQVIDAIWRLRRSNKLFAVLGARKTWIVLRTNGLDVSRCVVERVMREMGWRGACKRRRVRTTIADPAATRAPDRVARHFVAGAPDRLWVADFTYCRTRAGWAYTAFVTDVYARKIVGWKVATEMTQKLVTDAINHAIDTRKRSGATFLDDLIHHSDAGSQYTAVAFTEHLAAEGILPSVGSVGDSFDNALAESVNSSYKTELIDHQPPYPGAADLSLATAEWVAFYNRQRPNGYCQDLTPDRAEALYYHRQRHPHTEEALR